In Thermococcus profundus, the genomic stretch AGGGAATTTTCATCATCGACGGCGGCGACCTCGTCTACACCGGGGAGCTGGACGAGTGGGTCGACCTCATGAAGGAGTGGAAGTGGAACAGGCCGATATTCGTGGCACCAGGAAACCACGAGTACAACGGTGAGGGGATAAACATCTTCCACATGCTCTTTGGACCGGACAACTACGCCTTCTCCCTCGGAAATTACCGCTACATAATCCTCAACGACGTGGAGGAGAACTACGGCCTCAGCGAGAAGACCTTCCAGTGGCTTGAGGATCAGATGAAGCTCGCCGTCTCGAAAGGGCAGAGGCCGGTTGTAATACTCCACGCCCCGCCGATAGACCCGAGGCCGAACGGACACCACGCGATGAACCCCAAGGACGGTCAGAAACTCCTCAGCTTGATGAAGGAATACAACGCCTTTGGGATCTTCAGCCACATCCACATCTACTGGTACGGCGAAGAGGACGGGGTTCAGATGCTCATAACCGGCGGAGGAGGGGCTCCCCTCTACGCGTCGGAGGATCAGGGGGGCTTCTACCACTACGTAAGGCTCGACATGGGGGCCAACGGGACGATAAGCGTAGAACCCGTCAAGGTGGAACCGTGAAAACCCCCTTGGCTTTTTGTTTTTAACCCCTGTGCCCATACCAAAACTTTTTAAAGCTCGGGCGGGTTCACTAATACCGGGTGCGGGCCGGTAGCTCAGCCTGGTATGAGCGCCGCCCTCGCAAGGCGGAGGCCGCGGGTTCAAATCCCGCCCGGTCCACCACAACAGCCCTTTCTTACGAAAGCACTGACAGAAAGTTGGTATGCTTTTGAAAATGCCTTTTCTTCGGGGGTTACTTGTAAATTTGTCATTCTTTGCGATTTCCTCACAATATAGTGCCCGAAAGGCACTAAAAAGAAAGTTAAAATCACAATTAATGAGAAAGTTTGAGATTAAACCCGCGCGAGCTTGCCTTCTGAGCGAGCATACATTCACCAAGGAGCAAATTCAAAAGAAGGGCACACTTTTGGTCAAGCTTTTTCCAAAAGTTTGATTAAGGTCATGGTTTCTTCTAGAATCGCTATCCTATGCGGAGTTTCACAACACACAATCCAAAATGTATGAATTTCACCTAACATTGCCCATTAACAAGCTTCAAAACAAGAGGACAATGGACGAAAGCCGCTCAGTGGTGACCGCTCTCATCACCCCTCAGGAGGGCTTGGGCCTCATCATCGCTGGACTTAAAAGCACCCGGGAGTTTTTAACCCTGGTGGTCAAGGTGATGCGATTCATTCCCCTCATAGTCGCTAGGCCTGAAGTCCAGATGGCAATAGACGAGGCTATAATGAGGGCGAGGATCGAGGGGGAGGTCCCCGATACGATTCGACTGTACGCCTTCTCGCCCAGCTCAGTTACTATAGGCCGCTTCCAGAGCGTCGTCCACGATGTCAACCTCGACGAGGCAAAGAAGCTTGGAATTCCAATAGTCAGGAGGATAACCGGTGGGGGAAGCGTATTCCACGATGAGTTCGGCGAGATAACTTACTCCGTCGTAGCCGGCGAAGACCTTCACCCGGCCCTGAGGAACGTGGAGGAGAGCTACCGCTACCTTGCCGGCCCCCTCGTGGATGCGCTCAAGGAGCTCGGCCTCGATGCTGGATTCTCCGGTTTAAACGACATCGTTGCGAACGGGAAGAAGATAAGCGGCTCAGCTCAAACGAGAAGGAAGGGGGTTATCCTCCAGCACGGCACGTTCATGTACGCGACAAGGGTGGAGGTGCTCGGAAAGGTTCTCAGAGTTTCAAAGGAGAAGCTGAAGGATAAGGGAGTTTCAAGCATCTGGGAGCGCGTCACAACCCTGGAGCGCGAGGGGATAAAGCTAACCCGCTGGGAGGCCTACGAACTCCTAAAAAACAGCTTTGCCAATGCCTTTGAACTTGAGGATGGCCAACTGACGGACTACGAGCTCGAACTGGCAGAAAAGCTGGTGGAGGAGAAGTACGGAAATAGGGAATGGAACGAGATGCGTTAGGGGAGCTTCCAGTTTTCTCCAATTTTATACTCCTCCGCAAGCTCGTAGAAAAGCTCGTCCGTTCCAAGCTCTTCCCTCAGCTTTCGGAAGTTCTTCTCAAGGCGCGGAAGCCTTCCCTTTGAGCGCTTCAGCATGTCGTTGCCCAGCTCAACCGCGAAGCGGAGGTACTCGTCGTCCACGAGGATTCTTCCGTCCTTGCCCAGAGGGGCCGTGAGGTACTCAGTGGCGTTTATCTCGACGAGGTAGCGCTTTGAGATAACCTTGAAGGTCGTGTACTTGAAGCCTGAGGCGAGGCCGAGTTCGTGGAGCTTTTTGGCCCTTTCAAGATCCTCGGCGACAATGTGAAAAATAGGCGGCTGGCTCTTTAGGAAGATAAGGCCCTCTCTTGCGTTTTCCAGGGCTTCCTTGGCTTCTTCAAATTCAATGAGCCTGTGAACCTTTATCAGCCAGCGGGAGAGGGGCTTCGCGCCGAGGGCTGGTTCCTCGATGATGCCGATCCTCCCAGAGCAGGAGGAGGTCGTGTATATTCCTTTGATTGAGTTGATGAGCAGGAGAAGGTCTATTATGTCCTCGTCAACTTTTCCCTCTTTCATAGCCGTGAACAGACTTTGAAGGGCTTCTCGCTTGGCTTTCATATTACAACCCCCTGACGGTTTCCAATTGCCCTGAAATCATCCTCAGAGCTGGAGTGTAGCAGGTAAAAGGCATCTCCTCCCTCTTTCAGCCCGTTGTGTCGAAAACTTTATAAAGCTAACCCAAAAGGTTTTAGCGATGGCCGGGGTGGTGTAGCCTGGTCAGCACAGGGGACTGTGGATCCCCTAGCCCGGGTTCAAATCCCGGCCCCGGCCCCAGAACAGTCCTTTCTGACGGATGTTGTGACAGAGCCTCAACACCTTTGGGAAACCTCGCTTCTCAAGGAGCGCTGGCGGAAAAAATATGCGCTTCAACAAGCCCAGGAGTTGCTCATTGATCCGCTCAATTCTGATGGTTCCCACAACAACCCTTTGGGTTCTAAAAGAAAGTTGAATTTCCTAAAAGAGAGAAGTGAAAGCCCCAACTTCTTATGCCCTTATGCACTTTATCGACAAGACCATATGACTATGAAATTTCAATGTTCTAAGGTAGAAGATTTAATTCCCAGTAAATCTTTTAAGGCCGTGTACCCAATAATGCCCTGGTGGTCATAGTGGGACTGCGGGGCCTATCATATGAAGATAAAACAAAGGTTTTTATAGTGCTCGGATTCTCAGTTGTATTCCTCGGGATTCTGGGGGCGTTGATCTATCCCATCATGAGCCACGGCACCAACATCTTCGAGGTCGCCTCCCCAAAGGGCCAGCCCCTCCTCATCCGCAATCTCACAGTAGGGGACGTTTCATACAAAGACGTTGTTGCCCTGAATCCGTACTACAACAATCTGATAATCCACTCAAGCAAGGAGGGAGCCGGAAACGTTACGATAACCCTCGAGACTCCCGGATGG encodes the following:
- a CDS encoding lipoate--protein ligase family protein — its product is MRFIPLIVARPEVQMAIDEAIMRARIEGEVPDTIRLYAFSPSSVTIGRFQSVVHDVNLDEAKKLGIPIVRRITGGGSVFHDEFGEITYSVVAGEDLHPALRNVEESYRYLAGPLVDALKELGLDAGFSGLNDIVANGKKISGSAQTRRKGVILQHGTFMYATRVEVLGKVLRVSKEKLKDKGVSSIWERVTTLEREGIKLTRWEAYELLKNSFANAFELEDGQLTDYELELAEKLVEEKYGNREWNEMR
- the taw3 gene encoding tRNA(Phe) 7-((3-amino-3-carboxypropyl)-4-demethylwyosine(37)-N(4))-methyltransferase Taw3 translates to MKAKREALQSLFTAMKEGKVDEDIIDLLLLINSIKGIYTTSSCSGRIGIIEEPALGAKPLSRWLIKVHRLIEFEEAKEALENAREGLIFLKSQPPIFHIVAEDLERAKKLHELGLASGFKYTTFKVISKRYLVEINATEYLTAPLGKDGRILVDDEYLRFAVELGNDMLKRSKGRLPRLEKNFRKLREELGTDELFYELAEEYKIGENWKLP